The following DNA comes from Seriola aureovittata isolate HTS-2021-v1 ecotype China chromosome 15, ASM2101889v1, whole genome shotgun sequence.
AGAAGAAACCTAcaattttgaagaaaaaaaaaagttccctTAACGCTTTGGTATCGGAGTATAACACCAGGATTTATATTCCGTTTCGTCTTTTCATTGTCTGTCAGGTTAAAATTGAACCTCATCAGTTCAGTCCTGTTTGATATGACGCAGAATAAATACATTAACTATTTGTATTATAAAGCTtttgaatattgttttttttctgaaagggAATGAACAAACATCTACCACTGTGTCCTATTTTGTCGCTGACCAACCacttattttatgttattacGTAAAATGAGGTTGCTACTGCATCTGCCCCAATGCCCCTTGTTTTCATATAGATGGTGATGcgtctgctgtgttgttttatacATCGAAGGTGAGGCATATCGTTCATTCGTGTTTTGTCAGCCCGTCAGACCGGTTTCCTATTTTCTAGCTGTGGATGGCACATGTCTGACTCGTGCTTTTCCAGAGACATAATAAATCTGATAAAATATTcagcctctgttgttttctctccctctctgtgctgcttctttttttcttctaaggACAAAAACTAAGACAAGTTGTCCCCACAAGAATGAGACTCATCTCAAGAGTGCGTCATGATTTTGGGGGAAGTTGTTGGATCTTTTCCTCTATAGCATGGATGGTGAGGACTCTATGTGAGCACTCTTCTGATGAGATCAATGTGTAGCTACAAACTGTAGCTGTGAGGGGTTAGAGTTTGTAAAAAATTCAGCACCTACAGGCAACATTTATTGATGACTTGGATTGGAGTATGAAAAGGAGATGGAATAGGCAATAAATTCCTgctgactgaatgaataaaatattagataaataaatcGTTACCATTAGGTTTCTAGATACTGAGGTAAAGTTTAACATATTGAGAGATGTACTTTTTCGCTTTTTTGATGAGTGGTAGGtgagaggattgataccacGTGTGTATGCTCAATACGATGATGGCGGCAGCAGTCAGCTCACATAGCTTAACACAAAGACTAGAAACTAAAGGTAGATCAGCCTTTCAGCACCTCTAAAGTCATTAATTAATACATCTTTGGGTTTAGGCACATGACAGCTCGTTTGGAGTTTGTCAAATGATGGTTAACAATGCTCTATgtttgcattaacagctgtttacttatcagtctagaagaaacatgagttcagcattaaacttcatTCCTGTCTCCGGAGGTGGAAAGCCatgctaatgttaactcttgttttgcttctatttctatcacatcttttcttctaaggaagttagcatgctaaccagctagcctcagcAGTATCGTATTTgcgatagtgagtcactgtaacatccagtctgccctcagttcAGCATAAGGAGATGAAGAATTAGCGCTGCCCAGAGGACATATTCTAACctcatgtaaacacaacagtggcTGAAACTCTTGGCAAACAGCCATAATCACCACCACTCGCTCCCATAAGACACCATGTATGGAGGCAGAGAAAATTTACATATAGCCCCTTTTTAAAAGACTCTGAaagcatgagaaaaaaagattccCTGGTCTGATGAGGCAACAATTTGGAATCTTTGGGCAGAACTCCAAACATATCTGGCGAACAGCAGGCATCGCTAATCATCTGGCTAATACCATCCCAACGGCGAAGCATGGGGGGgcttctcagcagcagggagaaTGATTAGAACTGAGGGAAgaatgaatgcagccaaatacagaggccgtttgaaagaaaaaaaaaaaaaaaccctgctccAGAGTGCACGCAACCTGAGACTGAGGCGACAGTTCACCTTTCAGCATGACAATGACCCGAAGCAAACAGCCAAGACAAtctctctgactgtccttgagtggcccagccaaAGCCCAGACAGAAAACCCCAGACAACATCTGTGGAGAGGCCTGAAGATGGCTGTTCGCAGATGCTTCCCACCCAGTCTGACGGAGCTTGAGAAAatctgccaggaagaatgaaataaactgcccaaatccatGTGTGCAAATCTTGTAGAAACTCAAAGCTGCAACTGCTGCCAAAGAGGCTTCTACCAAGCACTGAATTAAAGGTTCTGAATAGTTGTATAAATGaggatatttctgtttttgttaataaatttcccaaaaaattctaaaaaaatgttctcacttTGTCACTATGGGTTAGTAAGTGAAGACTATTGgacaaaaaaatgcattttaatctCTTGTAAAGGAGGTAAGCCAAAATTAAAGTGTCAACTTTTAATGTTCTATATATTTCTCATAATTTTCAGTTTAGAGCTGATATGcgtaggtgtgagtgtgtgtgttttaactgcCTGAGCCTCCAAACCCATGGTGGTTTCACTTTGTGTCCTTCCCCCACGTAGAGCTCccctcactcctccctccctctctgtcattcacaggcacacacacacacacacgcattatACTGTATCTCCCCTGAAATAGAAAGGTCAATGTCAGAACACAGGAAATGCGTGAATGCAGACGGTCCCAAAATAAACCACAGGTGTTTCATCGTATCTAAAAAGCATCTTTCACTTCCCAGCTCTTCACTGTGCAAGTCTGTGTTCCTGTCTTAAGGGTGAGTgtaacatttactgtatgtcttttTAAATACATCAGTTTAATAGAAGCATTAAATGCCTTTGAATGTCATGGGTCAAACAaactgtttgatttgatttcctgtgtttgagttagtatatcatcatcatatcaatTAATTTATATGGCTTTAATTTCTCAtacttgtgtatgtgttttaaatgtgcagtGGATTCATGTTATATTCTACAgacaataaatgtaaataagtaAGATGTGTATCTCCCCTTTCCTGCATTTGCTACATTAGTGGGGTCGACGCAGTAAAGTCTGAGGCGGAAGACAACTAAGACTTATCTCTGTCACACAGCTTCTGGCCAAGCCATCCGACTGCTGGTTTATCTGCTCCGACACACACCCTCTCACTGGGGAAGTGTCTCTctgccacccccaccccccacccccctcctccctctccacctcctcattTCTGCTGACTGctcagcctctcctctctcatcttctcGCCTCACCCCTCTCTGGATGCCAGTGCCTTCTAGTCATGGAGCAGACGACAGTCACACACCAGTAAGTGCTTCTTTGTCCCTACCAGTGCACAGTCTTGTCACCAATGAGCACAATGGAATTACAGCCAACAGCTCACTTATCTTATTCTGCTTTTTTGTTCCTCCATGATAATACATATGaaacaagaacatttttctAAACCTAGCGTTGCTGCGGCTTCTGCTAAATTAAACGTATTTTGATTTTGCCTTCACTACAGTTTGCTGTAATTAAAGTGTTGCTGAAGGCCTAAATTAGATGCAAGAATAAATGcttttttacatacagtattttagcAGTGGTAGGATAATATTAGTTGGCTATATTAGTGTAATTGTGGTGCTGTGCTGCTAATCTTTCATAGAAGCCTGAGCTGAGTACAAAATATGCTGCTGTAGGAAAATGAAATtagctgaatgaatgaaatgaattaaactCCTGCTTTCAGGAGAGCAAAACACACTAATTGGCTAATTTGAGACATTTTCTCTCAATATTAAGCCTGCAGTCGAGCATCAGCGGCGCTTTAGAGGCTTGACAAGTCATGGTGACTTTATCAACCACCTGTCTAATGACAGAgtaattaaaaatctaatttcagaCCAGGACTGTCACTCAACGAAGCCTCAGCATCAGCAGTTcaagaagaggaagtgaagggCTTCACCGCAGGAAGTGAAGACAGGTCAAACAACGTCCCTGCAGCAACAGATCCAGTACTCACCCAGCCTGGGCTCGGCATCACCACGacaaccatcaccaccatcacgCAGACAGGAGGAGGCTGGAGCACTGGCCTGTTTGACATCTGTGGAGACAAGACTACATGTAACATGAACGCACCGCCAGACACTGCCAGCACAGGACTCACATGCACCAATCACAACTTTGTctgtttacagttttattttttacaaaattaaTTTGGTGTTAGGAGCATCTTCATTCATGATTGGAATGGAATATGATCAAActgaaaagaataaatgtatCTGTCCCAACAGACGTACGTTGTGCTGACCTGTGTCTGTGCTTGCAGGTATTCTCGGGGCTCTGGTGCCGTGCTGTTTAGACCTGAGTTTAGCTCACCAGTACGGTGAGTGTCTGTGCATGCCTCTCTTACCAGGATCCACTTTTGCCCTACGAGTCGGGATCAGAGAGCGGTACAAGATACGGGTGAGTGTGTGGATTCACGTCCAAAAAACATATTGTATTTGTCAATGAAGGGTGAAGATTTGTGCTGCTTGTTAGAGATCTCCTAAAGACACCAGCAGGTGGAGATTTACAAAAACTCATACCAGCATCACCAGACATCTATAAAGTAACTTTAAGTTGTGTGATTGAATTTCTGTGTGTatgcttttctgtctttttattcatgtttctggACTTGTTCTTGCTGCATTGTTTTGTCTGAATGTGTGCTTCCTCTATATGTGTttgcatatatgtgtgtttgtgtgtgtgtgcacgcgttTATCCACAGGGAAGTGCGTGTGAGGACTGGACCACAGTGTATTGCTGTTACCCTCTGGCAGTATGTCAGATGATAAGAGAGATGAAGCGGCGGATGAAGACTCAGACGTATCATGTGTCCACTGCCCTCGAGTGCTCCTGAGTAGATGaggcttttctttttacagtgcAACAGAGACCTTTGAGGATCAGCTGAGATCACTGGTATGAATAGCTTGGAGAATCAATGCTAACAGCCCCTGAAGAACGCCTGGGACAATAAATCAAGCGTACAATGTTCAAACAAGACTGGAAAGGATGAACCTTGATTAATAGGGTACAACAACGAGAAGAATCGCTGCTGTTAGGTTTTGAACTTGTGTGTAGGGCTTAAAACTGCCTTAGAAGTTGTTAAATCAGCCTTTAAACTGCTGTTGGACTTCTGTTTAGAGAGGATATCATGACTATATTGTGATTTTCTTGCAGAGACAAGAattcattaattacattttgactTGAGTGAAAAGCAGGTGGCAAGACACGTATGTATTTGGTTTCAGTAGCCGTCATTGTCAGCAAAACATCTGGCATAGCTACGGCAACTACTGAAACTGGCATATGAGTAGCTTTATCTGAGGTCATAATCAAAGTCATTGTACCCATATTGAAACATATAGAACTTTATTGAACGATAACATCTTTGACAGATCTCTTTCAGAgttcagttcacccaaatcctcataatacattttattacgCACACTGCTAATGGTATCTAGGCCTGCGTAGTTTCAGTTGTATTGTGGTCACCACAGTATAATGGAGGtaaactcaactcaactcaaaaCAGTGAAAATTTGGATTTTTGAGAAGCTGGTAAGGACTATTTCTCAGATAGAAAGTGGTACAAACGAGGTCATCTTTATGTGATTTGTGTGAAGCGACCCCTTTAATTCTGTCTCGCATGCCAAAGGTCACCAGACGCATTAATATCTACAGTCCTCCTCAGACATGAGGGGAAGATGAAGCGAGGCTTTCCCGACCTTGATTCACAAATTGTGCAATGGGGACTCAACATTAGGGGCAATATCAGAATAGTAATAAATCTTATTTTCAGTCCCACATTTAGAAccacattaaaataaagcacAGAAAAGATGCATACCACTTCAGTTTGATTTCCACAGTCATTTTGTCCCTCAAGTAAGCTTTAATGCTTTTGAGG
Coding sequences within:
- the plac8l1 gene encoding PLAC8-like protein 1: MEQTTVTHQPGLSLNEASASAVQEEEVKGFTAGSEDRSNNVPAATDPVLTQPGLGITTTTITTITQTGGGWSTGLFDICGDKTTCILGALVPCCLDLSLAHQYGECLCMPLLPGSTFALRVGIRERYKIRGSACEDWTTVYCCYPLAVCQMIREMKRRMKTQTYHVSTALECS